The following coding sequences are from one Gossypium hirsutum isolate 1008001.06 chromosome A12, Gossypium_hirsutum_v2.1, whole genome shotgun sequence window:
- the LOC107916965 gene encoding zinc finger protein CONSTANS-LIKE 2: MLKEEISDAGGGNDWARVCDTCRSAACTVYCRADSAYLCAGCDARVHAANRVASRHERVWVCEVCERAPAALLCKADAASLCTTCDAEIHSANQLARRHQRVPILPISGCLYGPLPTDHGCRKMASATETEDGFMCTNGDETIAEDEDEAASWLLLNPGKNSTNQNNGFMLAGEVDDYLDLVEYNSSVENQFTDQHQQQHYGVPHKSYGGDSVVPVQSGEAKDHFQQQQQQHQNFQYGLDYDASKAAYSYNGSITRTVSLSSVDVGIVPESTMSDISISHTRPPKGTIDLFSGPPTQMPTQLAPMEREARVLRYREKKKTRKFEKTIRYASRKAYAEMRPRIKGRFAKRTDAEVEVDQMFSTTVITGYGIVPSF, from the exons ATGTTGAAAGAAGAGATTAGTGATGCTGGTGGTGGAAACGATTGGGCGCGTGTCTGCGACACATGCCGCTCCGCAGCTTGCACCGTGTACTGTCGAGCCGACTCGGCGTACCTCTGTGCTGGATGTGATGCCCGAGTGCATGCTGCGAACCGGGTCGCCTCGCGCCATGAACGCGTATGGGTGTGCGAGGTATGTGAGCGTGCCCCTGCTGCCCTGTTGTGCAAGGCAGACGCTGCATCCTTATGCACTACTTGTGATGCCGAAATCCATTCCGCCAATCAGCTTGCTCGTCGCCACCAGCGTGTCCCCATTCTTCCAATTTCAGGATGTCTGTATGGCCCCTTGCCCACTGACCATGGCTGTCGAAAAATGGCATCGGCGACTGAAACTGAAGATGGTTTTATGTGCACAAACGGAGACGAGACAATTGCCGAGGATGAGGACGAGGCGGCTTCATGGTTACTGCTGAATCCTGGGAAAAATAGCACCAACCAGAATAACGGGTTCATGCTTGCTGGGGAGGTTGACGACTATCTGGACCTCGTAGAATACAATTCAAGCGTGGAGAATCAATTCACTGAtcagcatcaacaacaacattacgGTGTTCCGCACAAGAGTTATGGTGGTGATAGCGTTGTGCCAGTTCAATCTGGAGAAGCAAAAGATCACTttcagcagcagcagcagcaacacCAGAATTTTCAGTATGGCCTGGATTACGATGCCTCAAAAGCTGCATACAGCTACAATGGTTCCATTACTCGCACT GTATCCCTCTCCTCTGTGGACGTCGGCATTGTGCCGGAATCAACCATGAGTGATATCTCCATCTCCCACACAAGGCCGCCTAAAGGTACAATTGACCTCTTCTCTGGACCACCGACTCAGATGCCAACCCAACTTGCACCAATGGAAAGAGAGGCCAGAGTCCTGAGATATAGAGAGAAGAAGAAGACAAGAAAGTTTGAAAAGACAATAAGGTATGCTTCAAGAAAGGCATATGCAGAAATGAGACCTCGGATCAAGGGTCGGTTTGCCAAGAGAACCGACGCGGAAGTTGAAGTGGATCAGATGTTCTCCACAACAGTAATAactggatatggcattgtacCTTCTTTTTAA